The genomic DNA CAACATAACCATCATCTGCCGCCTTTTGGTTCCGTTCGCTTGCCCTGCGAAATGTTCACCGTCTGCAAGATCGAATCATTTCAGCGCAGGTGCTCCCGCGCTTTCGAATTCGAAATCATTCACAATTTCGCCGGATGCCAGCGTCACTGCACTCGTCAACTTTCCGGCATTTTGCCTCCCAAGCGGCGCCATTTGCACGACCTGAATCAATTGCTCGCCCGGCCGGATAAACATGATCTCGAATTTTCCGTTCGCCCCTGTTTTCACCGACGGCTCGTAGTAGCGGTTCTCTCGGGCGTCCTTAGGCGTCGCCCGCACTTCGCAGAAGGCAACCGGTTTGCCGTCGGCGTCCGTCACTTGCCCCCGCACGGTGGCGCCGCGCGTCAACTTGATCTCGACGTCGTCGATCTCCTGACCTGGCACGGTCGAAATCGGTGGTAACACGCCGTTGGCCCATTTGCGCCACTCGTTGTACTTGCCATCGTGCGCGACCAGGTTGTACTGGGCGTCGTTGCTGGCTGGCAGCAACATCTCAAACGTCCCGTCCATTTTCGTCGGCACGCTGTATCGCGTATCCCCCGTCAGCGAGTTGCCGGTCCCCGTCAGGGCCGGTGCCACCGTCGCTTCGCCCACCGGATTACCGTCCGGATCGACGACGCGCCCCCGAATGCGAACGCCACGCTCGACGAAAATCTTCGCCGTCGGCATGCCCGGGCGCAGATCAAAATCAAGGCGATCGAAATTGCGTTGCCATTTCAGTTGCTCGTTATTGATCGTGCGGTGGTTCCAATCGCTAATACATTCCTCGCACCACCACCGACCATAACTCGCAGCGCTGACTTCGAATTGAAATTCACCGGGCAGCATCGCCGGAATAATCAGCAGCCCATCGTCGTTGGAACGCCCCTCGATATCCCTCTGCTGCCAGTTGCTCAGCCGAACTCCCGAGACCGGCTCACCTGACGCGGCGTCGACGACCACGGCGCGAAAGGCGATTCCCGCCGTGAGATCGAGATCGAGTTCATTCGTACCCCGATTCACCACCTGCGATGTGAGCCTTAGGACGCCTTGGTTTTCGGACTTCACGCGCAATTCATAGATGTCCGGCTGCAAGTAGAGCGTGAATTTCCCATCGTCGTCCGACTTGGTTTCGGTCCAGATCGCATCAATGAGCACACCGTCGGCCATCTTCGGCCGTTGATTGACGCGGATCGATACGCCCCCGGCCGGCTTGCCGTCAGGATCGCGCACTGTGCCCGTGATGCAAGTCGCATTGCCGAGCGCTACGACCCAACCCGATGCGCCGGTCGGCTGATGAATGAACGTTTCCGCCGAATAGCCGGGCTTCTTGAACCGCACTTCGACCTTGGCGCCACGTCCCAGCATCGGGATACGAAAGATGCCATCTTTATTGGTCTTTTTTCGATAAGTCGGCTGCCAGTCCGAAACGTGTACCTCGACGTCTTCGAGCGGCTTACCTTCTTGGTCGACCACTAGACCGGCCAACTCTCCCACGCCAACGTCCGCCGGCCCCTTGACCTTCGCATCCTTGAACGTGGGAACATAAATATCCTGAGGCCCGAGAAAGTCGGGAGTTACCTCGGCGTTGATTTCGTAATAGTTCCCTTCGGCAGTCACTACAGCCAGAGACGTCAAGCCGGGCGCGTCGAATTGCGGCCCTGGAACCGCCGGCAACTTGAAGTCCCCCTTGGCATCGGCCGTGACAGCCTCGGCACCGGCGAGCGGGTGGCGCTTCGCGTCGAGCCGAGAAACGCGCGCCCCAGGCAATGGCTCACCGCGCACGTCAACCAGCCGGCCTACGAAATTGTCTAGCCGCAATGTCAGAAATGACTGAGTCGGCTGCCCATTTGCCACAGGTGGGCCGATAAGCGTCGCAACGATAAGTAAAGCGAACTTGCGCACGGTGAACACCTCGCGCCGGTGAACGATGTTTACAAACCGAAGATCGGATTATAAACGGCGCAAACGAACATCGCACTTACAAAAACTTCTCCGCCAAGTGCTGGCGCAATGATAATGCAGCCATTTTACGCGACGGTATTTCACCGTAGCGCAAACCTTACTTCGGCAACTGCTTATCCGCGAAGTCGAGCCACTGCTTCCATTCCACCTGGCTCATGTCGTGCTTACCAGGCCGAATGAAGTAGCCCAGGTGCGTATTGACTAGCTCATTCTCCGGAGGCAGCGTCCCGGCGCCGCACCCTTCGGCCCCCAACAGTTTGAAGACCGGCTCGGCCGCTTTGAGCATCTCGAACTGGCCGCTGGGATTCGCCCACTGGTCCCCCGTGGCGTTGGTCAACAACACCGGGCGTGGCGCAACCAACGCAATCAAGCAATGCTGATCAAACGGCAGCTTGCTCGTCGCGCGGCTGAATTTTTTGAACGTGGCATTGAACCAATGCGGAAACGCGGTGTTGATCCGCTCGACCGACTCGCCGACCGTCCCCCGGCTGGGCGAGGTGCCGCCGCAACCTGCCTGTGAAGGAATTACGAGCGCAAAACGCTCATCGAGCGCGCCAGCCAATAATGCCGTCTTGCCGTTGCGCGAGTGACCAAACACCGCGATTCGCTTGCCATCGATATCCGGATCCGAGACCAGATAATCGACCGTGCGGCTCAGTCCCCAGGCCCAGGCCGCGATCGTTCCCCATTCATGATCGCCTGGAGCGGATTGCCCGGACTGGAAATACAGCGCCGGCACACCATCATCCCAGGTCGGTTTATCGAGCTTCACATCGCCGTGATAAAACGTCGCGACGGCATAGCCGCGATCGATGGCCTGATCCAGCCCCCAGTGCGGCGCTTCAAGCCCGCGTCCCGCCTCGGTGGCGCGATTATTCTCCATGCCCGGCCCGTTCGGCATCCACAACGTCGGCAAGCGAATTGCCGGATGTGCGATCACCATGTGGTTGCCGCGGAAGTTCAAGCCCAACAGCACCGGCGCCGGCTTTTTTTGCACGGCAGGCACGAACAGCAGCAGATGGATCTGCCCGTCGCTTTCGTGCCCAGCCGGTCCGAACGTAATCGTCACCTGCTTCATGCGTGCCTTGCCACCCAGCACTTCATGCTCGCTATCGACGTGGGCGGTAAACTTCGGCGCTGCGGGAGCGGCGCCGTACATGTACCACTCGAAGAGTTTGATCAACTCAGGCCGCCGCTTCTCGCGCCACTCTCCGGCGGTACGAACGGGCGTGCCATCAAGCATCACCAACGGATCAGGTAAGTCAGCACGATCCGATAGTTGATCCACGTCAGGAAAGTCCGCGCGCACGATTGCAGGAGTCAACATGGTCATGATCAGCGACAAAAACAGAATGGTGCGAATCGCGAGCATACGTTGATAGAGTCCGGATGGTTTCTGCTAAGTAATAATAAGCTTTCAAGCAAGAATCTGCCTGACAACGCTGCCATGCACGTCGGTCAATCGGAACGCACGTCCTTGCAGTTGAAACGTCAGCCTTGTGTGGTCGACACCTAGGCAGTGTAAGAGCGTGGCGTGCAAATCATGAACGTGTACCGGGTCACGCGTAATGTTGTAGCAATAGTCGTCGGTCGCTCCCAGCGTCATGCCTGGACGAATGCCGCCTCCGGCCATCCAGATCGTAAAGCAACGTGGATGATGGTCACGACCGTAGTCTTTTGCCGTCAACGTCCCCTGGCAATAAACCGTGCGGCCGAATTCGCCTCCCCACACGACAAGCGTATCGTCGAGCAAACCGCGCTGCTTCAGATCCGCGACGAGCGCGGCTGAGGCCTGATCGGTGTCGCGGCATTGACCCGCAATTTGCGTCGGCAACTTCGTGTGCTGATCCCAACCACGATGAAAAAGCTGCACGAAGCGCACACCCCGTTCGACCAGCCGGCGCGCAAGCAGACAATTCGCCGCGAACGTGCCGGGCGTTTTCGCGTCGGGGCCATACATGTCGAGTACATGCTGCGGTTCGTCGGCTGCCGCGGTAAGCTCCGGCACCGCCGACTGCATGCGAAACGCCAATTCGTACTGCGCGATGCGCGTATTGATTTCAGGGTCGCCCGTCTCGGCTAGCCGCGAACGATTCAGCGTTGCCAGGTCATCCAGGAACCGTCGCCGCGCCGGCGCGTCGAGTCCGGCCGGATTCGACAGGTACAACACCGGATCCGCGCCCGAGCGAAACTTCACTCCTTGATAACGGGTTGGCAGAAAGCCGCTTCCCCACAAACGATCATAGAGCGGTTGATCCGCCGGATTGCCGCTTCCCTGCGAGATCATCGCGACGAAGGCGGGCAGATCCTGGTTCTCGCTCCCCAACCCATAAGCCACCCACGAACCGATGCTGGGACGTCCGGCCAATTGTGCGCCGGTTTGGAAAAACGTGATCGCCGGATCGTGATTGATCGCCTCGGTGTACATCGACTTGATAAAGCACAGCTCGTCCGCGACTCGGGCCGTGTGCGGCATCAGCTCGCTCACCAACGCCCCGCTCTGCCCATGCTGCGCAAATCGGAAGGCGCTGCTGGCCACGGGAAAGCTGTGTTGCCCGCTGGTCATGCCAGTCAGGCGCTGCCCTTGCCGAATCGATTCTGGCAGCTCGGTGCCGCGTAGACCGTCGAGCGCCGGTTTGTAATCGAACAGGTCCATTTGCGACGGCGCGCCGGACTGAAACAAGTAGATCACGCGCTTGGCTCGCGGCGGAAAATGCGGCAAGCCCGGCAGCCCTCCCGCGCGATTTTCGGCCTGCGCCTTCGATTCGGCCGCCGCTCGCTCGGACTTCAACAGCCATGCCAGCGCGATTGAACCCAAACCGCCACCGGCGCGGCCCAAGAAGCCGCGACGCGTCAGGGCCAGTTGTTGCGCAGCGAGCGGGTCCACTGCTCACTCCTTCGTGATTGCTTCGTCGAGATTTAAAATCAAACTTACCACGGCCGTATAAGCGGCCAACTCGGTCGTCTCGTCGGACGTTTTTCGCGCAGCTTCTCCTGTCTTCACTAGCGCCTCGGCTTCGTCCGGATGCTGCTGAAAGTGCGCCAACTGCCGACTCCAATTTCGCAACAGCGTTTCCAGCTCGGCAGCGGTTGGAGGTCGAGCCAGTACCAGTCGGAATGCGCGCGTGATTCGCTCGCCGGGCTCTGGCGCCGCTTCGATAATGACACGCTCTGCCAAAACCCGCGCCGCTTCGACGAACGTCACATCGTTCATCAACACAAGCGCCTGCAGCGGTGTGTTGGTGCGCGTGTTGCGCACCGCGCACGCTTCTCGCGGTGAGGAATCGAACGTAACCATCGTTGGCGGTGCGACCGTCCGCTTGACGAACGTATAAATGCTGCGTCGATACAAATCGGCGCCGTGATCCTGCTCGTACTCGACATTGCCTGTCAGTTCGAGCCACAGACGCGGTGGCTGATATGGCTTGACCGACGGTCCACCGATGCGCTCAACCAGTAGCCCGCTGGCCGCTAGCGCCGCGTCGCGAATCGCCTCGGCGGACAACCGTTGCCGCGGGCCGCGCCCCAGCAGTCGATTCTCCGGATCGCGCCGCATCTGCTCCGCAGTCACGTTTGACGATTGGCGATACGTCGCCGAGGTGACGATCGTTCGCTGCAGACGTTTGACGTCCCAGCCGTTGCGCAGAAATTCGGTCGCCAGCCAGTCGAGCAATTCTGGATGGCTAGGCAATTCTCCCTGCGCACCAAAATCGTCGACGCTCCTCACCAGGCCGGTCCCGAAAAACAATTGCCAATAATGATTGACTGTCACCCGCGCCGTAAGCGGATTCGCCGGATCGACGAGCCAACGGGCCAGGCCGAGACGGTTTTCGATTCTGCTCTCCGCCGCCGCTGGCAAGAATGCGGGTATCCCCGGCAGTACCTTCTCGCCCGGCTGGTCGTAGCGCCCACGCCGTAGCAAGAAAGTATCGCGCCGCGGCTGTACGTCCTCCATGACCATTGTGGTCGGAATGCTATCGACGAACTTTTCATGCTCGCGCCGCAGCGAAGATAGTTGATCGAATGCTGCGCGCAGGCCCACTGCGGCATGCTGCGCGACATAGTAGGCCTGCAGTTTGCGAACTTGCCGCGCTATGCGCTTGTCTGCAGGCGTGGCGAGAATTTTGGCCGGACTGTCCGGCGTGGCGATCAGTTCGATTTGCTCAGCCGGAAGCAAAGCGCGATACACGCGCACGTCGTCGATTGCCCCCCGCAATCGGCCCGCAGGCCCACCTCCGCCCAGGCGAAATGGCTCTTTCGAACCAAACGTTTGATAGAGCAAGTCGGTAATCGTCCGCAGCTCTTGGACCGCGCCATCGATGTAGATCTTTACGCCCGACGCCAGTCGCGTGGCGTCGTAAGTAACCGCAACGTGCGTCCAACGATCCGGCGCAAGCGTTGCCGTCGTTTCCACGCGCAGCGAGTCGTCCAGCCAGCGCTGCACGAGATTCAACTGCACGCGTCCCTCGACAAGCTGCAGGTTGTACCCCGCGCCATCCGGTTCGTCCTTGATTCGCGACCAAATCACACCGTCCGACGCACCGTCACGATAGACCCAGCAGGCAATCGTAAATTTGTCCAGATAGCCGAAGTCGACCACATTGCCGGCATCGATGTAATTGTGACCTGATAGCGCCACGGCCGACCCAATGGCGCCGGCGCGAAACGTCAGGTCGCCATCAATGCTCCGCAGCAGGTACTGCTGATCGGTTTTTACCGCAGGCTTCACCGCGTCACCACTCTCGGCCGAGCTCTGCGCTACAGCCGTACCAACGTTATTGGGCTCGCACGTCAAATGCACCGTTAGATCATCAGTCACCGACCAGTCGCTCTCGCCCAGAACCGGTTGCGAGGATTCCCAAGCCTCGAGCGCGGCAACCAACTGCGGCCGCAGGTTCTCGACGCGTTGCGTGGCAGCCGTTAGTTCCCCTTCAAGTGTCGTGAGTCGTTCCTGCTGTTCGACGGTTGGCGTCTTTAAGAACGGCGGCGAGTTACCCACCTTCACCGCGCGACCACGCTCGGGAACCTGATTAAAAAGCGCGAACAGTTGATAGAACTCGCGTTGCGTCACCGGATCGTATTTATGATCGTGGCAGCGAGCACATCCGATGGTAAGTCCCAGCCAGACGGTGCCCGTGGTTTCAACCCGATCGACGGCATATTCGACGGCATATTCCTCGGCGATGATTCCCCCTTCGCCGTTGCCGCGATGATTACGATTGAACCCGGTGGCAATCCGCTGCTCGAGCGTCGGATTCGGCAGCAAGTCGCCGGCCAATTGCTCGATCGTGAATTGATCGAACGGTATGTTGCGGTTCAGCGCTCCGATCAGCCAGTCGCGCCACCGCCACATTGTCCGTTCGCCGTCCGTCTGATAGCCGTTAGTGTCGGCAAAGCGCGCGGCGTCCAGCCACGGCGCCGCCATCCGCTCGCCATAGCGGGGCGAGTTCAGCAATCGATCGACGACCGTTTCGTAAGCTGTCGGCGACTCATCTGCCAAAAACGCGTCGACTTCGGCCGGCGTCGGCGGCAAACCAGTCAGGTCAAGCGTCACACGTCGCAGCAGCGTGATCTTGTCCGCTTCAGTCGCTGGCGAAAGCTGCGCACTTTCGAGATGCGCGAGCACAAACGCATCGATCTCATTCCTTGGCCACGCCGCATTCTTCACCGCCGGAATCGGCGGACGCACGGGCGCCAGAAACGACCAATGCGGCTGCCATTGCGCACCGCCGTCGATCCAGCGGCGAAGAGTCTCGACTTGTTGAGCCGTCAAAGCTTCGCCGGCGTTCGGCGGAGGCATGCGCTGATCGGAATCGGCCGCGGTGACGCGCCGCATGACTTCACTGGCCGCGGCGTCGCCGGGCACAATCGCCGACTTCTGTCCGCGATCTCCTTTCGCACCATCTTCGCGATCCAGCCGCAGGTCTGCCTTGCGCTGGGCACTGTCAGGTCCATGACAGCGCCAGCAGGCAGCGGCCAGCATAGGGCGGACGTCACGATTGAATTCGACGTCCCCGGCCGAGACTTTGCGCGGCACATCCCCGGCCCGTGCGCAACTCGTAGGCGAGCTAGGCAATGCGACTGCAGCTAGCCACACAAGCAGGCCAAGCCGACCTACCGCACGAGCTGACTCCTGCCCTGTGAGCAGTCGCACGACAAAGGTGTTCTGAGTGAGTTCGGCTCGCACGATTCAATGCCCTGGACGAAACAGGTTGAAACTTTGCCGCCGCTGCACTGGTAAGAATGTCTATCAAGACCAATTAGAATCGTAACCAGCCGCCGCAGCGTCGGACAGCGGCGCGCGAGCTCGCAAAATGCGAGATTTGCCGTCGGCTGTCTGTATTGCTCGAAGCGGACCGCTGAAAGCCGTGCTGGCGGTCGTTGTGCGACTACTAGAATGTACGGTGTCCT from Pirellulales bacterium includes the following:
- a CDS encoding DUF1501 domain-containing protein; protein product: MDPLAAQQLALTRRGFLGRAGGGLGSIALAWLLKSERAAAESKAQAENRAGGLPGLPHFPPRAKRVIYLFQSGAPSQMDLFDYKPALDGLRGTELPESIRQGQRLTGMTSGQHSFPVASSAFRFAQHGQSGALVSELMPHTARVADELCFIKSMYTEAINHDPAITFFQTGAQLAGRPSIGSWVAYGLGSENQDLPAFVAMISQGSGNPADQPLYDRLWGSGFLPTRYQGVKFRSGADPVLYLSNPAGLDAPARRRFLDDLATLNRSRLAETGDPEINTRIAQYELAFRMQSAVPELTAAADEPQHVLDMYGPDAKTPGTFAANCLLARRLVERGVRFVQLFHRGWDQHTKLPTQIAGQCRDTDQASAALVADLKQRGLLDDTLVVWGGEFGRTVYCQGTLTAKDYGRDHHPRCFTIWMAGGGIRPGMTLGATDDYCYNITRDPVHVHDLHATLLHCLGVDHTRLTFQLQGRAFRLTDVHGSVVRQILA
- a CDS encoding acetylxylan esterase, with protein sequence MLAIRTILFLSLIMTMLTPAIVRADFPDVDQLSDRADLPDPLVMLDGTPVRTAGEWREKRRPELIKLFEWYMYGAAPAAPKFTAHVDSEHEVLGGKARMKQVTITFGPAGHESDGQIHLLLFVPAVQKKPAPVLLGLNFRGNHMVIAHPAIRLPTLWMPNGPGMENNRATEAGRGLEAPHWGLDQAIDRGYAVATFYHGDVKLDKPTWDDGVPALYFQSGQSAPGDHEWGTIAAWAWGLSRTVDYLVSDPDIDGKRIAVFGHSRNGKTALLAGALDERFALVIPSQAGCGGTSPSRGTVGESVERINTAFPHWFNATFKKFSRATSKLPFDQHCLIALVAPRPVLLTNATGDQWANPSGQFEMLKAAEPVFKLLGAEGCGAGTLPPENELVNTHLGYFIRPGKHDMSQVEWKQWLDFADKQLPK
- a CDS encoding DUF1553 domain-containing protein, whose protein sequence is MPRKVSAGDVEFNRDVRPMLAAACWRCHGPDSAQRKADLRLDREDGAKGDRGQKSAIVPGDAAASEVMRRVTAADSDQRMPPPNAGEALTAQQVETLRRWIDGGAQWQPHWSFLAPVRPPIPAVKNAAWPRNEIDAFVLAHLESAQLSPATEADKITLLRRVTLDLTGLPPTPAEVDAFLADESPTAYETVVDRLLNSPRYGERMAAPWLDAARFADTNGYQTDGERTMWRWRDWLIGALNRNIPFDQFTIEQLAGDLLPNPTLEQRIATGFNRNHRGNGEGGIIAEEYAVEYAVDRVETTGTVWLGLTIGCARCHDHKYDPVTQREFYQLFALFNQVPERGRAVKVGNSPPFLKTPTVEQQERLTTLEGELTAATQRVENLRPQLVAALEAWESSQPVLGESDWSVTDDLTVHLTCEPNNVGTAVAQSSAESGDAVKPAVKTDQQYLLRSIDGDLTFRAGAIGSAVALSGHNYIDAGNVVDFGYLDKFTIACWVYRDGASDGVIWSRIKDEPDGAGYNLQLVEGRVQLNLVQRWLDDSLRVETTATLAPDRWTHVAVTYDATRLASGVKIYIDGAVQELRTITDLLYQTFGSKEPFRLGGGGPAGRLRGAIDDVRVYRALLPAEQIELIATPDSPAKILATPADKRIARQVRKLQAYYVAQHAAVGLRAAFDQLSSLRREHEKFVDSIPTTMVMEDVQPRRDTFLLRRGRYDQPGEKVLPGIPAFLPAAAESRIENRLGLARWLVDPANPLTARVTVNHYWQLFFGTGLVRSVDDFGAQGELPSHPELLDWLATEFLRNGWDVKRLQRTIVTSATYRQSSNVTAEQMRRDPENRLLGRGPRQRLSAEAIRDAALAASGLLVERIGGPSVKPYQPPRLWLELTGNVEYEQDHGADLYRRSIYTFVKRTVAPPTMVTFDSSPREACAVRNTRTNTPLQALVLMNDVTFVEAARVLAERVIIEAAPEPGERITRAFRLVLARPPTAAELETLLRNWSRQLAHFQQHPDEAEALVKTGEAARKTSDETTELAAYTAVVSLILNLDEAITKE
- a CDS encoding carboxypeptidase regulatory-like domain-containing protein, whose protein sequence is MRKFALLIVATLIGPPVANGQPTQSFLTLRLDNFVGRLVDVRGEPLPGARVSRLDAKRHPLAGAEAVTADAKGDFKLPAVPGPQFDAPGLTSLAVVTAEGNYYEINAEVTPDFLGPQDIYVPTFKDAKVKGPADVGVGELAGLVVDQEGKPLEDVEVHVSDWQPTYRKKTNKDGIFRIPMLGRGAKVEVRFKKPGYSAETFIHQPTGASGWVVALGNATCITGTVRDPDGKPAGGVSIRVNQRPKMADGVLIDAIWTETKSDDDGKFTLYLQPDIYELRVKSENQGVLRLTSQVVNRGTNELDLDLTAGIAFRAVVVDAASGEPVSGVRLSNWQQRDIEGRSNDDGLLIIPAMLPGEFQFEVSAASYGRWWCEECISDWNHRTINNEQLKWQRNFDRLDFDLRPGMPTAKIFVERGVRIRGRVVDPDGNPVGEATVAPALTGTGNSLTGDTRYSVPTKMDGTFEMLLPASNDAQYNLVAHDGKYNEWRKWANGVLPPISTVPGQEIDDVEIKLTRGATVRGQVTDADGKPVAFCEVRATPKDARENRYYEPSVKTGANGKFEIMFIRPGEQLIQVVQMAPLGRQNAGKLTSAVTLASGEIVNDFEFESAGAPALK